In Festucalex cinctus isolate MCC-2025b chromosome 5, RoL_Fcin_1.0, whole genome shotgun sequence, a single genomic region encodes these proteins:
- the prlhr2a gene encoding prolactin releasing hormone receptor 2a isoform X1, whose product MGMEDPNVTSPSPVTHQSNDTGGIFEVALQNVSSDRKPQFEGVELLQSFKLLIIPCYTLVALVGVIGNYLLLYVICCTRKMHNVTNFFIGNLAFSDMLMCATCVPFTLAYALNPHGWVFGRFMCYLVYLIQPVTVYVSVFTLTAIGVDRYYATVHPLKKRISILACTYLLSAIWLLSCALVAPAVAHTYHVEFQNEGFTICEEFWMGQEGERLAYAYGTLFITYVLPLSALSISYLCITVKLKNCVVPGYHTQSQAEAQRLRKRKTFRLVSLVVAAFGICWMPINVFNVLRDIDIGLIDKRYFLLIQLLCHLCAMSSSCCNPFLYAWLHDRFRAELRKMMVCHRRIGIAANNGATASVVL is encoded by the exons ATGGGGATGGAGGATCCAAATGTCACATCACCTTCGCCCGTGACCCATCAGTCAAACGACACGGGTGGGATCTTCGAGGTGGCCCTCCAGAATGTCTCCTCAGACCGTAAACCTCAATTTGAGGGTGTGGAGCTGCTGCAGTCCTTCAAGCTGCTCATCATTCCCTGCTACACTCTGGTGGCCCTGGTGGGCGTCATCGGCAACTACCTGCTGCTGTATGTCATCTGCTGCACTCGCAAGATGCACAATGTCACCAACTTCTTCATCGGGAACCTGGCCTTCTCCGACATGCTCATGTGCGCCACGTGCGTCCCCTTCACGTTGGCCTATGCCCTCAACCCACACGGGTGGGTGTTTGGCCGCTTCATGTGCTACCTGGTCTATCTCATCCAGCCCGTGACTGTGTACGTGTCGGTTTTCACTCTCACAGCCATCGGGGTGGATAG GTACTATGCCACAGTTCACCCTTTGAAGAAGCGCATCTCAATTTTGGCATGCACCTACTTGCTATCAGCTATCTGGCTGCTGTCCTGTGCTCTGGTGGCTCCCGCTGTGGCTCACACCTACCACGTAGAGTTCCAAAACGAGGGCTTCACCATCTGCGAGGAATTTTGGATGGGTCAGGAGGGCGAGCGTCTTGCCTACGCGTACGGCACGCTCTTCATCACCTACGTGCTGCCCCTGTCCGCCCTCAGCATCTCGTACCTGTGCATCACTGTCAAACTGAAGAACTGCGTCGTTCCAGGTTATCACACTCAGAGCCAGGCCGAGGCCCAGCGCCTGCGCAAACGCAAGACCTTCCGCCTGGTGAGCTTAGTGGTGGCCGCTTTTGGCATATGCTGGATGCCCATCAACGTGTTTAACGTGTTGCGTGACATTGACATCGGTCTGATTGATAAGCGTTACTTCCTGCTCATTCAGTTGCTCTGTCACCTGTGCGCCATGAGCTCATCTTGCTGTAACCCGTTCCTCTACGCTTGGCTCCATGACCGCTTCCGTGCCGAGCTCCGCAAAATGATGGTATGCCACCGGCGTATTGGCATTGCTGCCAACAATGGCGCCACTGCCAGTGTCGTGCTGTGA
- the prlhr2a gene encoding prolactin releasing hormone receptor 2a isoform X2 — translation MGMEDPNVTSPSPVTHQSNDTGGIFEVALQNVSSDRKPQFEGVELLQSFKLLIIPCYTLVALVGVIGNYLLLYVICCTRKMHNVTNFFIGNLAFSDMLMCATCVPFTLAYALNPHGYYATVHPLKKRISILACTYLLSAIWLLSCALVAPAVAHTYHVEFQNEGFTICEEFWMGQEGERLAYAYGTLFITYVLPLSALSISYLCITVKLKNCVVPGYHTQSQAEAQRLRKRKTFRLVSLVVAAFGICWMPINVFNVLRDIDIGLIDKRYFLLIQLLCHLCAMSSSCCNPFLYAWLHDRFRAELRKMMVCHRRIGIAANNGATASVVL, via the exons ATGGGGATGGAGGATCCAAATGTCACATCACCTTCGCCCGTGACCCATCAGTCAAACGACACGGGTGGGATCTTCGAGGTGGCCCTCCAGAATGTCTCCTCAGACCGTAAACCTCAATTTGAGGGTGTGGAGCTGCTGCAGTCCTTCAAGCTGCTCATCATTCCCTGCTACACTCTGGTGGCCCTGGTGGGCGTCATCGGCAACTACCTGCTGCTGTATGTCATCTGCTGCACTCGCAAGATGCACAATGTCACCAACTTCTTCATCGGGAACCTGGCCTTCTCCGACATGCTCATGTGCGCCACGTGCGTCCCCTTCACGTTGGCCTATGCCCTCAACCCACACGG GTACTATGCCACAGTTCACCCTTTGAAGAAGCGCATCTCAATTTTGGCATGCACCTACTTGCTATCAGCTATCTGGCTGCTGTCCTGTGCTCTGGTGGCTCCCGCTGTGGCTCACACCTACCACGTAGAGTTCCAAAACGAGGGCTTCACCATCTGCGAGGAATTTTGGATGGGTCAGGAGGGCGAGCGTCTTGCCTACGCGTACGGCACGCTCTTCATCACCTACGTGCTGCCCCTGTCCGCCCTCAGCATCTCGTACCTGTGCATCACTGTCAAACTGAAGAACTGCGTCGTTCCAGGTTATCACACTCAGAGCCAGGCCGAGGCCCAGCGCCTGCGCAAACGCAAGACCTTCCGCCTGGTGAGCTTAGTGGTGGCCGCTTTTGGCATATGCTGGATGCCCATCAACGTGTTTAACGTGTTGCGTGACATTGACATCGGTCTGATTGATAAGCGTTACTTCCTGCTCATTCAGTTGCTCTGTCACCTGTGCGCCATGAGCTCATCTTGCTGTAACCCGTTCCTCTACGCTTGGCTCCATGACCGCTTCCGTGCCGAGCTCCGCAAAATGATGGTATGCCACCGGCGTATTGGCATTGCTGCCAACAATGGCGCCACTGCCAGTGTCGTGCTGTGA